From the Caballeronia sp. NK8 genome, one window contains:
- the iscX gene encoding Fe-S cluster assembly protein IscX, translated as MKWTDTQDIAMALTDAHQDIDPQYVRFTDLHRWVTELDGFDDDPQKSNEKILEAIQAAWIEDADY; from the coding sequence ATGAAGTGGACGGATACTCAGGACATCGCGATGGCACTCACCGACGCGCATCAGGATATCGATCCCCAATATGTGCGTTTCACTGACCTGCATCGCTGGGTGACGGAACTGGACGGATTCGACGACGACCCACAAAAATCCAACGAGAAGATTCTGGAAGCGATCCAGGCAGCATGGATCGAAGACGCGGATTATTGA
- the fdx gene encoding ISC system 2Fe-2S type ferredoxin, with the protein MPQIVVLPHVELCPDGAVIDADLGKSICDNLLEHGIEIEHACEKSCACTTCHVIIREGFNALEPSEEDEDDLLDKAWGLEPTSRLSCQAMVPADEDLVVEIPRYSINHAKENH; encoded by the coding sequence ATGCCTCAAATCGTTGTACTGCCTCACGTTGAACTCTGCCCGGACGGCGCGGTAATCGACGCCGACCTCGGCAAGAGCATCTGCGACAACCTGCTGGAACACGGCATCGAGATCGAGCACGCCTGCGAGAAATCGTGCGCGTGCACGACGTGCCACGTCATCATTCGCGAGGGCTTCAACGCGCTCGAACCGTCCGAGGAAGACGAGGACGATCTGCTCGACAAAGCGTGGGGTCTCGAACCGACATCGCGGTTATCATGTCAGGCAATGGTGCCTGCCGACGAGGATCTGGTGGTCGAGATCCCGCGGTACTCCATCAATCACGCCAAAGAAAATCACTGA